In Primulina eburnea isolate SZY01 chromosome 3, ASM2296580v1, whole genome shotgun sequence, one DNA window encodes the following:
- the LOC140827122 gene encoding uncharacterized protein produces MLRMCPRHGFSIGQQVETFYYGVDPTVRSMLDVAANGSLYRKTPTAVLEIISNMAESNVGWQDNRREKKVRFLEMDSLTAITTKLDGLKHQMAQLQANKSLPVKPVHQIQGNSETVGGSSSNRQLMPDMSCMGIQCFGADSVNYVGEPSILRSKNLLSNHLNLRKILDLRCHPVSSHRIVSRILRIFLPSTYIAGNEMRWQNHYAMMQRVETQLGQLVTQIATRAPGSLPSDTERNPKGVNAVTVTSPLKQEIVEVEKNVKEKGSSKQEPEEARKTSKSLNSNSTVDINSLLFPKRAKQLQLDTQFSKFLEIFKKLHINIPFAEALAQMPSYAKFLQEILSNKRKLVDFETLKLSEEFSAILLNKLPPKAKDPGSFSIPCTIGTSFFGKSLCDLGASINLMPYSCFEKLGIGEVRPTTISLQLADRSIKYPRGVVEDVLVKVDKFIFPVDFVVLDMEEDREIPLMLGRPFLATGKALIDVHKGKLVLRLNDESVVFNVFKSIKYPHDTSDCFRIDATDEFVECGLQELIGEDPLEIFLTDSCPGELENEDIKEHMHYLEAVIVSSTLTGTEEEKLLRVLRDNIKAIGWSIADIKGISSSMCMQKILMEADHKTSTQPQRHLNPAMQELVKKEVIKLLDAVLERCEESNLVLNWEKCHFMAFQVLKEKLIIAPMIIAPDWGSPFEVMCDASDTALGAVLGQKTDKCIHVIYYASMTLSAAQLNYATTEKELLAVVFSLDKFRSYLIGSKVVVHTDHSALKYLMAKKDAKPRLIGRILLLQCVSQEEVGEILFHCHAGPTGGHFGATRTAYKVLQSCFYWPTLFKDAHEYVTKCPNCQRTGNISRRYELPLTNILVCEISVVWGIDFMGPFPVSFGNKYILVAVDYVSKWVEAIACKTNESRVVVQFLKKIFSHILVHLETLLAMGVYIFVIDNLTV; encoded by the exons ATGTTGAGAATGTGCCCAAGACATGGTTTTTCGATAGGCCAACAGGTTGAGACGTTTTACTATGGGGTGGATCCAACTGTGAGATCTATGCTTGATGTAGCGGCCAACGGTAGCTTATACAGGAAAACGCCAACCGCAGTGCTTGAAATCATATCTAATATGGCAGAAAGCAATGTAGGTTGGCAAGACAATCGAAGGGAGAAGAAAGTCAGATTCCTTGAGATGGATTCCTTGACAGCGATCACAACAAAGCTTGATGGATTGAAACATCAGATGGCACAGTTACAAGCAAATAAATCATTACCAGTCAAGCCAGTGCATCAAATTCAAGGGAATTCTGAGACAGTTGGTGGATCATCTAGCAATAGGCAACTCATGCCAGATATGTCTTGCATGGGAATACAGTGTTTTGGAGCGGACTCAGTGAACTATGTGGGGGAACCAAG CATCCTACGTAGCAAAAACCTCCTCAGCAACCACCTAAACCTCCGCAAGATACTGGACCTTCGATGCCACCCGGTTTCAAGTCACAGGATAGTAAGTCGAATCTTGAGGATATTCTTGCCAAGTACATATATAGCCGGGAACGAGATGAGATGGCAGAATCATTATGCAATGATGCAAAGAGTGGAAACTCAACTAGGGCAGTTGGTGACACAAATAGCTACACGAGCTCCGGGTTCACTACCTAGTGACACGGAAAGGAATCCAAAGGGTGTCAATGCAGTCACAGTGACATCTCCCCTGAAACAAGAAATAGTTGAGGTTGAGAAAAATGTGAAAGAAAAGGGGTCATCAAAGCAAGAGCCCGAGGAGGCAAGGAAAACAAGTAAGTCTCTAAACTCAAATTCCACTGTTGATATTAATTCACTCCTGTTCCCCAAAAGAGCAAAGCAACTGCAACTAGATACTCAGTTTTCAAAATTCCTGGAAATTTTCAAAAAGCTGCACATAAATATCCCGTTTGCAGAAGCTTTAGCTCAAATGCCTTCCTATGCAAAATTTCTTCAGGAAATTTTATCAAACAAGAGGAAACTAGTGGATTTTGAGACACTGAAGCTTTCGGAGGAATTTTCTGCAATTTTACTAAATAAGTTGCCTCCAAAAGCTAAGGACCCAGGTAGCTTCTCTATCCCTTGTACCATAGGAACTTCATTTTTTGGTAAATCTTTGTGTGATTTAGGTGCAAGCATTAATTTAATGCCTTATTCATGTTTTGAGAAGCTAGGAATTGGTGAAGTTAGACCTACTACAATTTCTCTACAATTGGCTGATAGATCTATTAAATATCCTAGGGGAGTAGTAGAGGATGTGTTAGTGAAGGTTGACAAGTTTATTTTCCCGGTGGACTTTGTTGtgttagatatggaagaagatcgtGAGATTCCTCTTATGTTAGGAAGACCATTTTTAGCCACTGGAAAAGCTCTGATAGATGTACACAAGGGTAAGTTGGTGTTGAGATTGAATGATGAGAGTGTAgtgtttaatgttttcaaatctATCAAATACCCTCATGACACATCtgattgttttagaattgatgctactgACGAGTTTGTTGAGTGTGGTTTGCAGGAATTGATAGGTGAAGATCCTTTAGAGATTTTTTTGACTGATTCATGTCCAGGAGAGTTGGAGAATGAGGATATTAAGGAACACATGCATTATCTGGAAGCAG TGATAGTTTCCTCTACTCTGACAGGGACGGAAGAGGAAAAGCTGTTGCGTGTTTTGAGGGATAATATCAAAGCCATAGGTTGGAGCATTGCAGACATAAAGGGAATCAGCTCCTCCATGTGCATGCAAAAAATTCTGATGGAGGCTGACCATAAGACATCTACCCAACCTCAAAGGCATCTGAACCCAGCTATGCAAGAGCTGGTAAAGAAAGAGGTGATAAAGCTACTGGACGCAG TCTTGGAGAGATGTGAGGAGTCGAATTTGGTCTTAAACTGGGAGAAATGCCATTTCATG GCATTTCAGGTTTTAAAGGAGAAATTGATCATCGCACCTATGATAATAGCACCTGATTGGGGGTCgccatttgaggtgatgtgtgacGCAAGCGACACAGCTCTAGGGGCAGTGTTGGGCCAAAAGACGGATAAATGCATTCATGTCATCTACTATGCTAGTATGACACTGTCAGCTGCCCAACTGAACTATGCCACTACAGAGAAGGAGCTCCTTGCTGTGGTTTTTTCTCTTGACAAGTTTAGATCATATTTGATAGGGAGCAAAGTTGTAGTGCACACTGATCATTCAGccttgaaatatttgatggcTAAGAAGGATGCAAAACCAAGGCTAATTGGTAGGATTCTTCTGTTGCA ATGTGTTTCCCAGGAAGAGGTAGGTGAGATTTTGTTTCATTGTCATGCTGGTCCGACTGGAGGCCATTTTGGGGCAACTAGAACTGCGTACAAAGTCCTCCAGTcttgtttttattggcctacaCTCTTTAAGGATGCGCATGAATATGTCACAAAATGCCCAAATTGtcaacgcacaggtaatatctCTAGGAGATATGAATTGCCTCTTACTAATATTTTGGTGTGTGAAATTTCCGTTGTCTGGGGTATAGATTTCATGGGGCCATTCCCAGTTTCTTTCGGGAACAAATATATTTTGGTGGCTGTAGACTACGTTTCTAAATGGGTTGAGGCTATTGCATGCAAAACTAATGAATCTAGGGTTGTCGTTCAATttctcaagaaaatattttctcacatTTTGGTACACCTAGAGACATTATTAGCGATGGGGGTATACATTTTTGTAATCGACAATTTGACAGTTTAA